A region of Accipiter gentilis unplaced genomic scaffold, bAccGen1.1, whole genome shotgun sequence DNA encodes the following proteins:
- the LOC126037536 gene encoding electroneutral sodium bicarbonate exchanger 1-like translates to MVLLDFVVGIPSPKLQVPHAFKPTRDDRGWFINPIGPNPWWTVLAALVPALLCTILIFMDHQISAVIVNRKEHKLKKGCGYHLDLFVVAVMLGVCSVMGLPWFVAATVLSITHVNSLKVESDRSAPGEQPKFLGIREQRVTGLLIFVFMGCSVFFTSVLKFIPMPVLYGVFLYMGVSSLRGIQFFDRLKLFWMPAKHQPDFI, encoded by the exons atggtgctccttgactttgtggttgggatcccatcgccgaagctccaggtcccccatgcgttcaag cctaccagagacgaccgcgggtggttcatcaaccccataggacccaacccttggtggacggtgttggctgcgctcgtcccagctctgctctgcaccatcttgatattcatggaccatcagatcagtgccgttattgtgaacaggaaggagcacaagctgaag aaaggatgcgggtaccacctggacctttttgtggtggccgtgatgctcggggtgtgctctgtgatggggctgccctggtttgtggctgcgaccgtcctgtccatcacccacgtgaatagcctcaaagtagagtctgaccgctcagctccaggagaacaacccaagtttctggggatacgagagcagagagtcactggcttgctgatctttgtgttcatgggctgctccgtcttcttcacttctgtgttaaag tttataccaatgcctgtgctttatggcgtctttctctacatgggtgtgtcgtcgctcagaggaattcag ttctttgatcgcttgaagctgttttggatgccggcgaaacaccagccggatttcatctaa